The window GTTGAACGGTGATAGTTAGACAAGTTGGTCCGATCCTACTCTCAGCTTCCTGAAATGCAAGTTCTCGAACTCTTCTTGAATATCTTGTCGTTGAGTCTGTTCAAACGACAACTTGCTTGGGATTGAGGCATAGTAGGAGTAGTTGTAATATAGCTTCTATTGAAATGATGACTGGAGATGATTCCTTTCCTTTGTTACTCCTATTACTATGTTTTTTCTCCGGCAGGAGCCTTCATCATAAGAGATAAACATAAGATTAGTCGAAACTAGATATTTATAAATGTAAGGGTTGTGTGCTCTTGTTTAGGTCTACGGTCGCGTTGTTGATTGTGTCCATCAAGATGGCATGCCATTTCTTAGGTCTTTAAATTAAATGCAATTGGAAGAAATTTAATTTCTATCAAAATGAAGACTGCAGATGATTCTGAGCCACTAGTTTGAAACTGTTCTATGTTGCTGGACTGTTTGAGAGATGTACCCATCAAGATCTTCTAGCTACTGAATATCATTACTTATGAAGAATCGAACATTATGTTATTGCATCTAAATGTAACAAAAAAGAATTTGTTCTAACAATAAAGGTAACACTTCCTTGGCTATTACTCTTATTATTATGTTATGTTTTTCTCTGCAAGAGACAATTAGGcaaaaaaatagatattttaaaatttaagaGTTGCGTGCTTTTGTTTATGCtcatttcttatgtctttaattaTATTAAGAACCTCTTTCATGaactaatacaaaaaaaaaaattaggttaAATTTCATCTCATGTAATGGGAAgaaaattaatttatatttgCTGCACATACACAGAGCAAACAGGACTGCAAAAAAGGGAGAAAAGGAGACCTGGTGAAACTTCCTTCCATGTCTCTTTCTTTATCTGAAGATATACAAAGAAAAGTAGAGAAGTTTCAAAGCTGTCTGTCTTCAACAAACAGGGATGAGTGAAAACTTTATTTATCAAATTTCCTCCACTCAAATTTGATTAAACGGACCCTGCCATGGTTTGTGTTATATTGCCTCTGGACAACTAACGCATCACCACAAAGAAACCAGCAGGCATGCATTCCAATCACACTGTTGATGACTACTTCAGCCTTTTTTATTGTAGTTTTGTTCTTCAATTGCAACTCCTTAATTATTTGTTTCTTTCCTCAATGCTTTTACCTATACAAATTTGGACAAACTTTTCTCTCTATGGGTGGAGGTGGTTGGGCAGTTACATTTTGAGTAATAAAGAAAAATTACATTACTCATAAGAATTGGAGTGTGGTACACAAATGAAGGCAACTAGAGTAATCTAATTACTCCAGTACTTGATTGCTAAGGTTTACTACATTCTAAAGTAAAAATATATGTTGAGCACAAACACTTGAAATTTTCCCAACATTGTGTCCTTACTATTATAGAGAAGCGAACATTGACCAAGCACCAAAGTAGAAGTTAACTAGGATAAAACAGTACAATTTGGCTCATCTTTAGATGGCTTGACAATTCCTGCTAGCGTCCTTCTTCGACTGTAATTGTAACCTGATTGTTGGATGAGATGTATTGCTTACTAGAGGAAGAAGATGATTTTCTAGAAGTGTACTTCCTTATTACAAAAGCTGGTCTATTAGGTTGCGGAAGATTATTACCTTCCCCTCCCAGCATTAAAATAACATCTGACATGTTAGGACGCTCATTTGGATCTTCTTGTACACCCAGGAGCGCAACATTTATGCACTTTATTGCTTCACTCCTGTTGCATGATTCAAGTAATGACTTCTCTATTAATTGTATCTCAGCTTCTTCTGTCCACAATTTCCATGCCTGTGATAATTTTGCTATCTGAGAATCAAAGCTAACAAAAAGATATAATATTAACTCATAGGAAGTTTCTTCACTTACATAGCCCAACAAGTTTAAGGCTTCTTCTGATAGGTAAAATCCTGTATTCCTTCTTCCACTGATTATCTCAAGTACGACTACTCCAAAACTGAATACATCTGACTTGATAGAAAACAATCCGTCCAATGCATATTCAGGAGACATATAGCCACTAGATATCACCAGGTGCACAAAACATTAAGTGTAAGATTTTATCCCAAGCTCCTTTTCTAATGACAGGAAGGGATATATACTTACTAGGTTCCCACTACTTTATTCGTCTTTGCTTCTGTTACTTTTCCTTCAACAATCCTCGCCAAGCCAAAATCTGAAATTTTCGAATTCATCTCCTCATCTAATAAAATGTTACTGGTTTTCAAATCTCTATGAATAATCCTTAGTCGTGAATCATGGTGAAGATAAGCAAGACCCCGTGCAATGCCCAATATGATGTCATAACGTTTCTTCCAATCCAATAATTGACAAAGTGTTCCATCTAGCATCATTACCATGACAAAGTTATGGTGATGTCAATAAAATTAGATGATTATAAAAAACATATGGCTTCGAGAATAAATAACTTATTAATGCTAAACTTACCAAATATGAATGTATCTAAACTTTTATTCGGCATATATTCATAAAGTAATATTTGTTCTGTTGCATTGATGCAATAGCCCAATAGCCTCACTAGATTTCGATGTTGAAGCTTTGCAATAAGACTTACTTCATTCTTAAATTCATCTATGCCTTGTCCTGAATGGCTGGATAACCTTTTCACTGCAATTTCTTTTTTGCTTGGAAAGATACCCTGCAAACGTTTTTCATCTCATTACTATAGTCAATGCGGCCGTACCACTCCACAGAGGTGTAAGAATGAAATATTCACCTTGTAAACAGGACCAAATCCTCCTTGTCCAAGCTTATTTGCATTTGAGAAGTTGTCTGTAGCTGCCAAAATAGTCTCCAAGTGAAAGTATGGAACATCAATAACTTCATCACCGTTTTCATTCATCAATACTTTTGCTTCTCCTTCAACCTTATGCCAGTGAGATATTTGTGCCCCTTGGGTACCTCCTCTGCTATCTGAATAGAAAGGGGAAAATAAGAAAAATGGGACCTCATTACCTCAATTGGATTAAGAATGACCTTTGGAAAAGAAAATATCTTCCAGAGTTGGATTCATATCAGAATTACCTTCTCTTTTTTCCATTCTTCTTCTATAGTAAATGTAGGTAAAGCTGCCTATGAGTAGAGCCATAAAAACTATTATGGATGAAAGTATAGCTTTTAGCTTCATCGATATCGTAGCTTTAGGTTGAGCTGAAATTAGAAAGCCAAAAACAAGTCAGATATATTTAACATCTACCTTGAAGGATTTGATGCAAATATTCAGTAGACCTCAGAACCTATCATTAACTTTTAACAGTTCTGTTCACTCTTAAGTTTTACTTTGCTCAACTAACTCCTCAACACAGGCAAAGGAAAAGGAGAATCATTGTTGTTAAGTGCTAAGGTTAATAACTATGCTATTCTAACCTGCAGGTGAGCCACGTTTGACAAAGATAGTCCTTTCTGTTTCACTTTTGCTGAGTTGTTGTAGATTGAACAGATCGTCGGTCCAAATTGAACAGGTATCAGAACCATCATAAGTATAAGCAGTGCAAGCGCAATTGTTAAAACAAGTAGATCTACACTGTGAGGCTTCCCTAACAGTGATATTAGTATCTGGAGGAGCTGGTGGTCTCATGATTGAATCCATCCAAAAACTATCATGGTCTTTAGTAATTTCATTACACTGCTCCTTTTGGTCTCTTACACAACCACTTGAATAATCATTTGAATTCCATTCTGTATCTGATCTTGGCTTGAAGCCGCTCAAGCAATTGCAGGATGCATTAGCATTATCGCAAACTCCGAACACCCCACAATTGGCATAAACATCACATTTTTCTCTTGGTTGACTCCAGTATAGATTCCAAGGAATTGAAGTATCAAACCATGTTAGTTGCTTAATTTGTCCTGAGTCATCCATTATCATTCTTGACGCAATTGCACGACCAGCATAAATGGAATATGTAAAATATGACTCATTCTCATTATCGGTGTAGCTGAAATTAAACATGTAGTTTAACCCCATTTCAGGCACTAAGCTGAATCTTTGGCCATTCCATGAACCACTTGCCCAATACTCTGTAGTCCTATTCCATTTTATAACAAATTGAACATGCTTCGGGTCCAGTTCCACATAATACAATCCTGGTGCCGGATCGTTCATATTCTTCCATGAAATCAGTTCCTGTTTTCTTTGTGTACGTTTGTCATATCCAAGCTTAGCACCAGGCAAAAATGTGTGCGTTGGGTAGTCAAAACTTTGCCAAAGTTGTAagggtgttgatgaatttggcatATCACTCAAAATCAAATTTCCATCGTCATGAAGAACTGCTATGACTGAATTATTTGAAGTAATACTCCTCGCAATATTTGTTGACCAAACTAAGCCTTGAAGTCTATCGAGAAGCACCAGGTTGCCTTGAACAATTGTCAAATTGGCAGCACCATAATCAAGTGGTTTATCCCTATTTGCTACCCAAACTACAGTTTGCGATAAAATAACGTTCTTGTACCATATGCCTATGTAATATTTGGCAGAGTTACCAGGTCTGAAGAAACCAAGCTCAAAGATCCCACCTGAAGAGACAATTATTTGGCCAAAAGAAAGAGATTCATTCCAAGAAATGGTGTCCCCTCCGATGGAGAGATTGGTGTTGAGACTAAGGCATAGAAATAGCACATGAAGTATCAGAATTGAATAGCTCTCTTTCATTTCCATGGCTGCACAATTTGTTGGTAGAATGGATGGTGTTAAAAGAAAAGATAGCAAGAGTCCTTGGTAGCGCTCTTGATGAAAGGAGACTTCTCTTTTGGGAGTCAAATTATCTTTCATCTAAATTCAAACTTTAATAGTAGTAAATTACTTTTCTTAGTCTTCCAACTGTCAATATCAACCTTCTATTATGATTGATCCTTATTCCTAACCATGTTTGATTTTTCTTCACCCATTAAAGCAGTTGTTAAAATTGTTTTATTAAGAGAAAATTTCTTTTTATACATTCCACTTTACTCTAAGTTGATGCCAAAGTTGAACATGCAAAGAGCACAAAAATACTCTCCAATTGCAAGAATGTCGTTATAGTCATCCTTGTCCTACTTGGTACTTTTCATATTCTAAATGGAACTTTCTTTGTTGAATCTACTTTTCATACCAGAATAATATTAAATAATTTCTTTCAGACTTTTCTTCCATGGAGTTAATGCAGTAAAAAAAAGTTTCTTTGTCAAATTTCTGATTTTGTAAAAACGGAGAAAGCCACATCAGTTGTGTAATTGACTAAAGAACTGTAATTTTTAGGCAGCTGATGGAGACTATCCAGATAAATGTTTGCGTTTCTTTAAACAGGAACACAATAATGAGCTTTTTTTGGCATCAATATTTCAGGTCAATCAACTGAAGTTCTTTTTCCATCTTTTCTTTTTTGCTTGATACAAATCAATTTTGGAACCCAGGCAAATCTCTCATTGACAAAAAATGCTTAAAATGGAGATTGGTATGGGGTTGTTCGACCTATGTGTCGATTTTCTTGGGCCGGCTTTTTGGAATACTTCACCTATCTATCATAGAGAAGagaaaacatttttttgcgcggattaccttcttttggggtggtctttaaattttaccccttatatttgtggtttttaaattttggccctcatatttgtggtcttcaagttttgcccttagcttgaAAGGGTGGGCGAATACTTTtggttctggattcgaacccccgctcaggcataaaataaaaaaataattttgcaagGAAAGGCTAGGGGGCGTGTATGCCGGATTCAGCATAcactccttaaggaaaaactaaagttatgctggatccggcataactaaaagtctgccctatAAGGCAGagcttttccttaaggcatagtttaattatgccttatggagcagacttttagttaaggcataaccaaatgtatgcctcataaggcagaatttttccttaaggcatagactttgccttataaggcaaacttttagttatgccttaagaaaaagttccgtcttatggggcatacttttagttatgtcacttttagttaaggcataactaaaagtatgccccaggcgaacttttccttaaggagtAACAAAAAGTttgtcttgaaaagtaaaaagaaataaaatatacgcctcaaggcaaagtttgccccctccggcagatttttagttaagcataactaaaagtctgccggagggggtagagcgaaattcaaactctgccttgcgatttaaaaaaaaaaaaaaaatgactgagcgggggttcgaacccggaacccatgaattttaggcgaaggacaaaacttaaagatcagcaatatgagaggcaaaatttaaagaccaccccaaaagaagggcaattctacGAATGTCAGAGTGACAAGTTGTGTTACGAAGTGTGTGATAGTGAAGTTGGACTAAGCTAATTTGAGCAAGGCAATTAGCAGTTAGTGAGTAACTAGTAAGGTAATTAGTTTTTCTTAGTTTCCCACCCCGTGTTCAATACATAGTGACGGATCTAGAATTTTCACTGAGGGGttcgaaaaataaaaatgtagtgaTTGGGATTTGAACTTGGAACCTCAAGGTGCCTAAACCACTGAACTAACCTCTTCACGTGTTTTTTGTGGTGTTTAAAatccatatatgtacataaaaaatgaaaaaaactaCCTTATATATGCGGTATAATtatttgccgagggtgttcagcCGAACACCCTCAGCGGGCCCTAGATCCGCCCTGTCGGTACACACATTGAAATCCGACTATATTTGAATTCCGGCCGCGTAGGGTTCATTTTTGGGAGGAAGCACTCCCTATCAAGGTTTTTTCCATACTAAGGGCTCAAACCCGGAAGACCCGGAATTTCTGGTTAAGGGAGGAACCACCTCTTCCATTGCACCACATTCTTTGGGGTACGTTAATTAGTTGATAGATTAGTGCACATATAATCTACTCCATACTcaaattttcttatttatttatttttgcaccAAAAGCACATGCAATGGTGAATATATCCCTTTTTATATTCAATTTTACACTTcccattttactcttaatgagatgatttatagccaccaaatttctatgacttattttaaatcataagttttaaaagttttttttttcttaaactcggTACCCAACCAAATACCTTCACATACATTAAGACAGAGAGAGTATATATTAATGGCTAATAGAATTTTTATACTATCATGTCGcttaaaaaatattataattaattatttataagAATGTACTTAGTGATGTGAAAAATAAGAGAAATTACCTACTGTAACATGCGCAAATACTTAATTGTGTAAAATTCTTTTACACTGCCTTGTATATAAGTCAAAACCTTAATTTCAAGTCAACCCAACGTAGGAATACTTGTTTCTCGAGGGTTCCCATTTTACACACTCAATATATGAAAAGATTGATATTTGCTCACTTACTCAAAAACTTTTATGCAATTTATTCTttaattcaaattttaaatttctAAATATTAAATTCAAAACCCAAAGCGTAATCTGAAAATTCAAacaaaatatttttataaaattttaagtTTCAATTTTATCCAAATTATGTCTACCCCTAGTAATAATGATTAACAATAACCTGATAAAAATAGTGTAACTAAAAACACGAGTGAAATTATACTAGTGGTGTGTTGGTAATAAATAACACAAATTCTATTATTATTGGTCTAAAGT is drawn from Lycium barbarum isolate Lr01 chromosome 8, ASM1917538v2, whole genome shotgun sequence and contains these coding sequences:
- the LOC132605836 gene encoding G-type lectin S-receptor-like serine/threonine-protein kinase At4g03230 isoform X1, whose product is MKDNLTPKREVSFHQERYQGLLLSFLLTPSILPTNCAAMEMKESYSILILHVLFLCLSLNTNLSIGGDTISWNESLSFGQIIVSSGGIFELGFFRPGNSAKYYIGIWYKNVILSQTVVWVANRDKPLDYGAANLTIVQGNLVLLDRLQGLVWSTNIARSITSNNSVIAVLHDDGNLILSDMPNSSTPLQLWQSFDYPTHTFLPGAKLGYDKRTQRKQELISWKNMNDPAPGLYYVELDPKHVQFVIKWNRTTEYWASGSWNGQRFSLVPEMGLNYMFNFSYTDNENESYFTYSIYAGRAIASRMIMDDSGQIKQLTWFDTSIPWNLYWSQPREKCDVYANCGVFGVCDNANASCNCLSGFKPRSDTEWNSNDYSSGCVRDQKEQCNEITKDHDSFWMDSIMRPPAPPDTNITVREASQCRSTCFNNCACTAYTYDGSDTCSIWTDDLFNLQQLSKSETERTIFVKRGSPAAQPKATISMKLKAILSSIIVFMALLIGSFTYIYYRRRMEKREDSRGGTQGAQISHWHKVEGEAKVLMNENGDEVIDVPYFHLETILAATDNFSNANKLGQGGFGPVYKGIFPSKKEIAVKRLSSHSGQGIDEFKNEVSLIAKLQHRNLVRLLGYCINATEQILLYEYMPNKSLDTFIFDGTLCQLLDWKKRYDIILGIARGLAYLHHDSRLRIIHRDLKTSNILLDEEMNSKISDFGLARIVEGKVTEAKTNKVVGTYGYMSPEYALDGLFSIKSDVFSFGVVVLEIISGRRNTGFYLSEEALNLLGYVSEETSYELILYLFVSFDSQIAKLSQAWKLWTEEAEIQLIEKSLLESCNRSEAIKCINVALLGVQEDPNERPNMSDVILMLGGEGNNLPQPNRPAFVIRKYTSRKSSSSSSKQYISSNNQVTITVEEGR
- the LOC132605836 gene encoding G-type lectin S-receptor-like serine/threonine-protein kinase At4g03230 isoform X2, with amino-acid sequence MKDNLTPKREVSFHQERYQGLLLSFLLTPSILPTNCAAMEMKESYSILILHVLFLCLSLNTNLSIGGDTISWNESLSFGQIIVSSGGIFELGFFRPGNSAKYYIGIWYKNVILSQTVVWVANRDKPLDYGAANLTIVQGNLVLLDRLQGLVWSTNIARSITSNNSVIAVLHDDGNLILSDMPNSSTPLQLWQSFDYPTHTFLPGAKLGYDKRTQRKQELISWKNMNDPAPGLYYVELDPKHVQFVIKWNRTTEYWASGSWNGQRFSLVPEMGLNYMFNFSYTDNENESYFTYSIYAGRAIASRMIMDDSGQIKQLTWFDTSIPWNLYWSQPREKCDVYANCGVFGVCDNANASCNCLSGFKPRSDTEWNSNDYSSGCVRDQKEQCNEITKDHDSFWMDSIMRPPAPPDTNITVREASQCRSTCFNNCACTAYTYDGSDTCSIWTDDLFNLQQLSKSETERTIFVKRGSPAAQPKATISMKLKAILSSIIVFMALLIGSFTYIYYRRRMEKREDSRGGTQGAQISHWHKVEGEAKVLMNENGDEVIDVPYFHLETILAATDNFSNANKLGQGGFGPVYKGIFPSKKEIAVKRLSSHSGQGIDEFKNEVSLIAKLQHRNLVRLLGYCINATEQILLYEYMPNKSLDTFIFDGTLCQLLDWKKRYDIILGIARGLAYLHHDSRLRIIHRDLKTSNILLDEEMNSKISDFGLARIVEGKVTEAKTNKVVGTYGYMSPEYALDGLFSIKSDVFSFGVVVLEIISGRRNTGFYLSEEALNLLGYAWKLWTEEAEIQLIEKSLLESCNRSEAIKCINVALLGVQEDPNERPNMSDVILMLGGEGNNLPQPNRPAFVIRKYTSRKSSSSSSKQYISSNNQVTITVEEGR